A single genomic interval of Zunongwangia sp. HGR-M22 harbors:
- a CDS encoding ferritin-like domain-containing protein — MKKPVVKVDFQDNKGPGNSRRRFIKMSGLAFAGSTLLYACSEDDDFNPGGEEPDPDPDPEVFDLGSGDVGILNYAYALEQLEAAFYNEVLNGSYFSGAEDNEKEILTDLRNHEVIHREFFKTAITAAAGEEMTLPELEFDFSEAVDFSDRNSVLTTAQLLEDTGVSAYNGAGNLIENPNYLLLAGKIVSVEARHASAIADLLDPGSTAFARDGVLVSIGDSEAAYDKATPPGDVLSAVVGLGVVQTSFTADNLPTE; from the coding sequence ATGAAAAAACCAGTTGTAAAAGTGGATTTTCAGGACAATAAGGGACCTGGGAATTCGAGAAGAAGATTTATTAAGATGAGTGGTTTAGCCTTTGCGGGATCAACATTATTATACGCATGTAGCGAAGATGATGATTTTAATCCTGGGGGAGAGGAGCCAGACCCAGACCCAGATCCAGAAGTTTTTGATCTAGGTAGCGGTGATGTTGGTATTTTAAATTATGCATATGCTTTAGAGCAATTGGAAGCAGCATTTTATAATGAAGTTTTGAACGGTTCTTATTTTAGTGGAGCAGAAGACAACGAAAAAGAAATTTTAACCGATTTGAGAAATCATGAAGTTATCCATAGAGAATTTTTCAAAACAGCAATTACTGCTGCTGCGGGTGAGGAGATGACATTGCCTGAATTAGAATTTGATTTTTCTGAAGCAGTGGATTTTTCTGATAGAAATTCTGTACTTACCACAGCCCAATTATTAGAAGATACCGGTGTAAGCGCTTACAATGGAGCAGGTAATTTAATAGAAAATCCTAATTATTTATTGTTGGCTGGTAAAATCGTATCGGTAGAAGCAAGACATGCATCCGCAATCGCAGATTTATTAGATCCAGGTTCTACTGCTTTTGCAAGAGATGGTGTATTAGTTAGTATTGGTGATTCTGAAGCAGCATACGATAAGGCGACACCTCCAGGTGATGTACTTTCTGCTGTAGTAGGATTAGGTGTTGTTCAAACATCATTTACTGCTGATAATTTACCAACTGAGTAA
- a CDS encoding OstA-like protein, translated as MLKNFLLTIFFLFSLIPSYAQETGRKIDYENDRQYRDEEKYPGALVMSKVTNQVHFTHQGIEVWCNNAVFYESDNFFKAYGEVRMKQGDTVNMSSDYAEYNGNTQFAFASGQVKMKRPQTTLETDTLFFDRLKQEAYYRSGGKVTDTASVLTSTIGRYYFEEDKYTFLLDVKITNPDYIVNSDHIDFYSDSGHAYLYGPSTIEGEESTVYCERGFYDTRGDTGYFVKNSKIDYDNRTVLGDSLYFDRNTSFASATNNIEVIDTTNNSKVTGHYAEVYREKDSVIITKWPVAASLQDQDSAFIHSDTLLVTGKPEDRIIRGFYDVRLYKTDMSGKSDSIYVNQKQGLTRLININPGENSATSVKRNPVLWSGLSQMTGDTIEILSNKETEQLDSLKVFKNAFLINKDSIEGYNQIKGQELIGLFENNELYRVDIDKNTETLYYSRSENKDLIGINKTLSSRIEVFFKEQQIQDVYYYKTVEGTLKPEEKVPQNTRELQGFNWRGDERLLKKQDLFKGKELPNLVRIQGIPLPSQAEDFFDEREDGDMLLNENSRLKPEDLKDKVQDSIPSLKNLTPQRVQIKTEESEDKKADSLKTKKLPTTIE; from the coding sequence ATGTTGAAAAATTTCCTTCTTACCATATTTTTTCTTTTTAGCCTTATCCCATCCTACGCTCAGGAAACTGGTCGTAAAATTGATTATGAAAACGATAGGCAATATCGCGATGAAGAAAAATACCCTGGTGCCTTAGTAATGAGCAAAGTAACCAATCAGGTACATTTCACTCATCAGGGGATCGAAGTATGGTGTAACAATGCTGTTTTCTATGAAAGCGATAACTTTTTTAAGGCATACGGTGAAGTCCGTATGAAACAGGGAGACACCGTTAATATGAGTAGTGATTATGCTGAATATAATGGCAACACTCAATTTGCTTTTGCCAGTGGCCAAGTAAAAATGAAGAGACCGCAGACTACTTTAGAAACAGACACCCTATTTTTTGACCGATTAAAGCAAGAGGCTTACTATCGCAGTGGAGGAAAAGTAACCGATACCGCAAGTGTTCTTACCAGTACTATAGGAAGATATTATTTTGAAGAAGATAAATATACTTTCTTATTAGATGTTAAAATTACAAATCCAGATTATATCGTAAATTCAGATCATATTGATTTTTATTCTGATAGTGGTCACGCTTACCTCTACGGGCCTTCTACGATCGAAGGTGAAGAAAGCACCGTATATTGCGAACGTGGCTTCTACGACACCCGCGGTGACACTGGATACTTTGTAAAGAACTCAAAAATAGATTATGATAATCGAACGGTATTAGGTGATAGCTTGTATTTTGACAGGAATACCAGTTTTGCTTCAGCAACAAATAATATCGAAGTTATCGATACGACTAATAATAGCAAAGTCACCGGTCATTACGCCGAGGTCTATAGAGAAAAAGATTCTGTAATAATAACCAAATGGCCAGTTGCTGCCTCACTTCAGGATCAGGATTCGGCATTTATACACAGCGACACTTTACTAGTTACCGGCAAACCTGAGGATAGAATTATTCGAGGATTTTATGATGTTCGGTTATATAAAACTGACATGAGTGGTAAAAGTGATTCTATTTATGTAAATCAAAAACAAGGACTAACCAGACTTATTAATATCAATCCCGGAGAAAATAGCGCTACTAGTGTAAAAAGAAATCCTGTATTATGGTCGGGCTTAAGTCAGATGACGGGAGATACTATTGAAATTTTAAGCAATAAAGAAACAGAGCAATTAGATAGTCTTAAAGTTTTTAAAAATGCTTTTCTAATTAACAAAGATAGTATAGAAGGCTATAATCAAATTAAGGGGCAAGAATTAATTGGTTTGTTCGAAAATAACGAACTATACCGTGTAGATATCGATAAAAACACGGAAACGCTTTACTATAGCCGATCCGAAAACAAAGATCTTATTGGTATTAACAAAACACTTTCTAGCCGTATTGAAGTCTTTTTTAAAGAACAACAAATCCAAGATGTTTATTATTATAAAACTGTAGAAGGTACTTTAAAACCTGAAGAAAAAGTTCCCCAAAATACCAGAGAATTGCAAGGTTTTAATTGGCGAGGCGACGAAAGACTATTGAAAAAGCAGGATTTATTTAAAGGGAAAGAGTTGCCCAATTTGGTTCGAATTCAAGGTATACCACTGCCTTCCCAGGCAGAAGACTTTTTTGATGAACGTGAGGATGGTGACATGCTACTCAACGAAAACTCCAGATTGAAACCAGAGGACTTAAAAGATAAAGTACAGGATTCTATTCCATCCCTTAAAAATTTGACACCCCAACGTGTTCAAATAAAAACTGAAGAATCAGAAGATAAAAAAGCAGATAGCTTAAAAACAAAAAAATTGCCTACTACAATTGAATAA
- a CDS encoding aspartate aminotransferase family protein: MNKDFLKYQAQTTPHPLGLEVIKAEGSYIFTLDGQKHLDFVAGVSATSLGHCHPEVIKAIKEQADKYLHVMVYGEYSQAPAVAFSKLLADNLPQPLKKVYLVNSGTEAIEGSLKLARRATGRTQLIAAKSAYHGNTMGSLSLMNFEERQKPFRPLIGDIDFIEFNNEQDLNEITEKTAAVILETIQGGGGFIQPKDQYLKKVKSRCEKVGALLILDEIQPGFGRTGKLFGFQNYDVVPDIMAIGKGMGGGLPVGAFVASEKLMDLLSDNPKMGHITTFGGNPLIAAACHATLKTILETELMAATLEKEKRFRELLVHPLISEIRGKGLMLAAIVKSEEIANKIILDCKEKGLILFWLLFEKKALRITPPLTISMEEIEEGCGIIIEALNKIKTKA, encoded by the coding sequence TTGAATAAAGATTTTTTAAAATATCAGGCGCAAACTACACCCCATCCTTTGGGGTTAGAAGTAATAAAAGCTGAAGGCTCTTACATTTTCACCTTAGATGGACAGAAACATTTGGATTTTGTGGCGGGTGTTTCCGCTACAAGTTTGGGGCACTGCCATCCTGAAGTCATTAAAGCGATAAAAGAACAAGCTGACAAATATTTGCACGTAATGGTTTACGGCGAATATTCACAAGCTCCTGCGGTAGCATTCTCTAAGTTACTTGCCGATAATCTTCCGCAGCCATTAAAAAAAGTTTATTTAGTAAATTCTGGCACCGAAGCTATCGAAGGCTCCCTAAAACTTGCACGAAGAGCAACAGGAAGAACTCAATTAATTGCAGCCAAGAGCGCTTACCACGGTAACACCATGGGATCGCTGAGTTTAATGAATTTTGAAGAACGCCAGAAACCATTTAGACCTTTAATTGGCGATATCGACTTTATTGAATTCAATAATGAGCAAGATTTAAACGAAATTACAGAAAAAACAGCCGCAGTTATTTTAGAAACCATTCAGGGAGGCGGTGGATTTATTCAGCCAAAAGATCAATATTTAAAAAAAGTAAAATCACGTTGCGAAAAAGTTGGCGCCTTATTGATTTTGGATGAAATTCAGCCTGGTTTTGGCAGGACGGGAAAATTATTCGGCTTTCAAAATTACGACGTCGTTCCAGATATCATGGCAATTGGTAAGGGAATGGGCGGTGGTTTACCGGTAGGAGCTTTTGTAGCTTCAGAAAAATTGATGGATTTACTTTCAGACAATCCAAAAATGGGGCATATTACCACATTTGGTGGCAATCCATTGATTGCAGCAGCCTGTCATGCCACGCTAAAAACGATTCTGGAAACTGAATTAATGGCAGCAACCTTAGAAAAAGAAAAACGCTTTAGAGAATTATTAGTTCATCCATTAATTTCAGAAATAAGAGGAAAGGGATTAATGCTCGCGGCCATTGTAAAATCTGAAGAAATTGCCAATAAGATCATCCTAGATTGCAAAGAAAAAGGACTTATTTTATTCTGGCTGTTATTCGAGAAAAAAGCGTTAAGAATCACTCCGCCACTCACAATTTCTATGGAAGAAATTGAAGAAGGATGTGGCATTATAATTGAAGCTCTAAATAAAATAAAAACTAAAGCTTAA
- a CDS encoding tetratricopeptide repeat protein produces the protein MQLSHNEDNNFSLSRFESMLKTNDVLFFDSNEFENIIHHYLEIGKINLAKKAVKLGLSQHPSSINLKLLKVEILVFEDKLDLADGLLAEVQDLEANNEEVYIQKAQIFSKRDEHQQAIKVLELALEVTEDLAEIYSMIGMEYLFLEDFQNAKINFMNCLEADEEDYSALYNVMYCFDFLGESEEAIEYLNMYLDKNPYCEVAWHQVGKQYFDLKDYKKALAAFDFAIISDEFFIGAYLEKGKVLEKLKRYPEAIESYNVTLELDDPTSFAYLRIGKCFEQLGNDKLAIVNYEKTVHEDPLLDKGWIAITDFYIKKKNFKKALYYINKAINIDEENVLYWKRYARINNRLNLNREAERGYRKSLDLGNYELETWIRRCDILINLGEWESAVQNLLQANEFYPGIAEIEYRLSGLYFMLNNAELAYKHLESGLKADAEYYIIIEELFPEIFKRKSVKQLIDSYQKPS, from the coding sequence ATGCAGTTAAGTCATAACGAAGATAACAATTTCTCACTTTCACGTTTCGAATCGATGCTAAAGACTAATGATGTGCTTTTTTTCGATTCCAACGAATTCGAAAATATTATTCATCATTATTTAGAAATCGGAAAAATTAATCTGGCGAAGAAAGCAGTAAAATTGGGACTTTCTCAACATCCTTCATCTATAAATTTAAAACTTCTTAAAGTTGAAATTCTGGTTTTTGAAGATAAATTAGATTTAGCAGATGGGCTCTTAGCCGAAGTTCAGGATTTAGAGGCGAATAACGAGGAGGTTTATATTCAGAAAGCGCAAATCTTTTCTAAGCGAGATGAGCATCAGCAAGCAATTAAAGTGCTGGAACTTGCTCTTGAAGTTACCGAAGACTTGGCAGAAATCTACTCTATGATTGGAATGGAATATTTATTCCTTGAAGATTTCCAAAATGCGAAGATTAACTTCATGAATTGTTTAGAAGCAGATGAAGAAGACTATTCTGCACTATACAATGTGATGTATTGTTTTGATTTTCTGGGAGAAAGCGAAGAAGCTATAGAATATCTTAATATGTATTTAGATAAAAATCCATACTGTGAGGTAGCTTGGCATCAGGTTGGTAAACAATATTTCGATTTAAAAGATTATAAAAAAGCACTGGCAGCCTTTGATTTTGCGATTATAAGTGATGAATTTTTTATAGGTGCCTACTTAGAAAAAGGGAAGGTTTTAGAAAAGCTCAAACGCTATCCTGAAGCCATTGAGAGCTATAATGTAACCCTCGAGCTAGACGATCCCACTTCTTTCGCTTATCTGAGAATAGGAAAGTGTTTTGAACAACTTGGAAATGATAAACTTGCCATTGTTAATTACGAAAAAACGGTTCACGAAGATCCTCTTTTAGATAAAGGATGGATTGCGATTACCGATTTTTATATCAAGAAGAAAAACTTTAAAAAAGCATTGTACTACATCAATAAGGCAATAAATATTGATGAAGAAAATGTATTGTACTGGAAACGCTATGCCAGAATCAATAACCGATTAAACCTGAACAGAGAAGCTGAAAGAGGTTATCGAAAAAGCTTAGATTTAGGAAATTATGAACTTGAAACCTGGATAAGAAGATGTGATATTCTTATTAATCTGGGAGAATGGGAATCTGCTGTTCAAAACCTTTTACAAGCAAACGAATTCTATCCCGGAATTGCGGAGATTGAGTATCGTTTAAGCGGTTTATATTTTATGCTGAATAATGCCGAATTGGCTTATAAACATTTAGAAAGTGGATTAAAGGCTGACGCTGAATATTATATTATAATAGAAGAACTTTTTCCAGAAATTTTTAAACGCAAAAGCGTTAAACAATTAATAGATTCTTACCAAAAGCCTTCATAG
- a CDS encoding DUF368 domain-containing protein has protein sequence MQRSFKEYLSVTLKGMAMGAADVVPGVSGGTIAFISGIYEELISTISGVDLSLLKTWKNEGFKAMWNQLNGGFIVSLFLGILISVFTLMRLANYLLDNHPVLIWSFFFGLVLASIWYVGKQIPNWNYKIVLAVIIGAATALYVTSLPPMGSSESTFFMFIAGAIAVCAMILPGISGAFILVLLGAYRPVTDAAHNFDIKTLAIVGVGAIFGLLSFSKILKWLFTNYTSLTLAVLTGFIAGSLNKIWPWKKVLEVARFNDKEIPISETSVLPWNFEGDPQLLFSIVLMLAGFGLIFLLESLAGNSNKPEEANATN, from the coding sequence ATGCAAAGAAGCTTTAAAGAATATTTAAGCGTTACACTAAAAGGTATGGCCATGGGTGCCGCAGATGTTGTGCCTGGAGTTTCTGGTGGAACTATCGCTTTTATCTCTGGGATTTACGAAGAATTGATCTCTACCATAAGCGGAGTTGATCTTTCTCTTTTAAAAACCTGGAAAAACGAAGGTTTTAAAGCGATGTGGAATCAGCTTAACGGTGGGTTTATCGTTTCTTTATTTCTAGGAATCTTAATTAGCGTTTTTACTTTAATGCGATTGGCTAATTATTTATTAGATAATCACCCTGTACTAATTTGGTCCTTCTTCTTTGGTCTTGTTTTGGCTAGCATTTGGTATGTGGGTAAGCAAATTCCTAACTGGAATTATAAAATCGTGCTAGCCGTTATCATTGGTGCTGCGACAGCCCTATATGTCACTTCGCTACCTCCTATGGGAAGTTCAGAAAGCACTTTTTTCATGTTTATTGCGGGAGCAATTGCTGTTTGTGCCATGATTTTACCAGGAATATCTGGTGCTTTTATATTAGTATTACTTGGCGCGTATCGCCCGGTAACCGATGCTGCACACAACTTCGATATTAAAACATTAGCAATAGTTGGCGTAGGTGCCATTTTTGGTTTGCTTAGCTTTTCTAAAATATTAAAATGGTTATTTACTAATTATACTAGTCTAACCTTAGCTGTATTAACCGGTTTTATAGCGGGATCTCTGAATAAGATATGGCCGTGGAAAAAAGTTCTGGAAGTAGCCCGATTTAATGATAAAGAAATTCCCATAAGTGAAACTTCAGTACTGCCATGGAATTTTGAGGGGGATCCACAACTACTTTTTTCAATTGTCCTCATGTTAGCAGGATTCGGACTCATTTTTCTTTTGGAAAGTTTAGCAGGCAATAGCAATAAACCTGAAGAGGCTAATGCAACAAACTAG
- a CDS encoding DUF368 domain-containing protein, with protein MQQTRTLTDKIFLILKGLAMGAANKVPGVSGGVVAFVAGFYEEFIYSLQKINLKAGKLLIAGRFRSFYHYINGKFLALLILGMLISYFSVSKLLDYLIVHYELYVWSAFFGMIIGSIYYISKDFDEWSRRSLLFVMLGIFFGIAISMLEPAKQNDNLWFVFFCGMIGVSGMTLPGLSGSFILILLGNYVLLLVDSVNALYDTLADIISLDFSFVSNEARMHLLQVMITFAAGSLAGLVSLSHLLGYVLKKYKKDTFATIIGFITGSLGVVWPWKDKIYKVNKSGDFLRDSHGDKIVDNYNRYLPDFEHLDTYIAMFFILVGIFIVLGLALYEKRAQAKK; from the coding sequence ATGCAACAAACTAGAACCTTAACCGATAAAATTTTCCTTATTTTAAAAGGATTGGCCATGGGTGCCGCTAACAAGGTTCCCGGGGTATCTGGTGGTGTTGTAGCTTTTGTAGCAGGATTCTACGAGGAGTTTATTTATTCCCTTCAAAAGATTAATCTTAAAGCTGGTAAGCTTTTAATTGCTGGTAGATTCCGCAGTTTTTATCATTACATAAATGGTAAGTTTTTAGCTTTGCTTATTTTGGGTATGCTCATTAGCTATTTTAGCGTGTCCAAATTATTAGATTACCTCATTGTTCATTACGAACTTTATGTGTGGTCGGCATTCTTTGGAATGATTATCGGTTCTATTTATTACATCAGTAAAGATTTTGACGAATGGAGCCGGCGAAGCCTATTATTCGTTATGCTGGGAATTTTTTTTGGTATAGCTATTAGCATGCTCGAACCCGCAAAACAAAACGATAATTTATGGTTCGTGTTTTTTTGCGGAATGATTGGCGTTTCGGGAATGACGCTTCCCGGGTTATCTGGCTCCTTCATACTTATTTTATTAGGTAATTATGTATTGTTACTGGTCGATTCAGTCAACGCGCTTTATGATACACTAGCAGATATCATTAGCTTAGACTTCAGCTTTGTTTCAAATGAAGCTCGCATGCACCTTTTACAGGTAATGATCACCTTCGCCGCAGGCTCATTAGCAGGACTGGTATCACTTTCCCATCTTTTGGGATATGTTTTAAAAAAATATAAAAAAGATACTTTTGCCACTATTATCGGCTTTATTACCGGATCGTTAGGCGTAGTATGGCCTTGGAAAGATAAAATATACAAAGTAAATAAAAGCGGCGATTTTTTAAGAGATAGTCACGGTGACAAAATTGTAGATAACTACAACCGTTACTTGCCAGATTTTGAGCATTTAGATACGTATATTGCTATGTTTTTTATTCTGGTAGGAATTTTTATAGTATTGGGACTGGCTCTTTATGAGAAAAGAGCGCAAGCAAAAAAATAG
- a CDS encoding shikimate dehydrogenase family protein: MRKFGLLGKNIDYSFSKKYFNDKFENEKIDAEYVNFDIPKIEDFSLIITKNPRLSGMNVTIPYKMEVVKYLDELSEDAKEIKAVNVIMFEEASKLVGHNTDFIGFRDALSPHLRPQHTHALILGTGGASKAVAYALKTLGISYKFVSRTPDEDQFSYNTLTEAIIQKYSLIINTTPLGTFPNTDKYPEIPYHYIGKNHLVFDLIYNPAETSFMKKSKEHGAEAINGKKMLELQAEAAWSIWNS, encoded by the coding sequence ATGAGAAAATTCGGACTTTTAGGTAAAAATATAGATTATTCATTCTCAAAGAAATACTTCAACGATAAATTTGAAAATGAAAAAATTGATGCTGAATATGTAAATTTTGATATTCCTAAAATTGAAGACTTCTCATTGATCATCACCAAAAATCCTCGTTTATCAGGTATGAATGTTACTATTCCTTATAAAATGGAAGTAGTAAAATATCTCGATGAACTTTCTGAAGATGCAAAAGAAATTAAAGCTGTAAATGTCATTATGTTTGAAGAAGCTAGCAAATTGGTAGGGCATAATACCGATTTTATAGGTTTTAGAGATGCTTTATCCCCGCATTTAAGACCTCAACATACGCATGCTTTAATTCTTGGAACCGGTGGCGCTTCCAAAGCAGTAGCTTACGCCTTAAAAACATTGGGAATTTCGTATAAATTTGTCTCCAGAACTCCAGATGAAGATCAATTCTCGTATAATACTTTAACTGAAGCCATTATTCAAAAATATTCGCTTATTATAAATACCACGCCACTAGGCACGTTCCCTAATACCGATAAATATCCAGAAATCCCATATCACTATATCGGTAAAAACCATCTGGTATTCGATTTGATTTATAACCCGGCAGAAACCAGTTTTATGAAAAAGAGTAAGGAACATGGTGCCGAAGCAATAAATGGTAAAAAAATGCTCGAACTTCAGGCTGAAGCTGCCTGGTCTATATGGAATTCCTAA